A single Pagrus major chromosome 19, Pma_NU_1.0 DNA region contains:
- the LOC141014374 gene encoding 5'-AMP-activated protein kinase subunit gamma-1-like — protein MSEQPDPDDAASEESERDIYMRFMKCHKCYDIIPTSSKLVVFDTTLQVKKAFFALVANGVRAAPLWASKKQSFVGMLTITDFINILTRYYKSPMVQIYELEEHKIETWRELYLQETFKPLVHISPDASIFEAVYSLIKNKIHRLPVIDPVSGNALYILTHKRILKFLQLFVCEMPMPAFMKQTLEELAVGTYANIAYIHPDTPLITALSVFTHRRVSALPVVDHNGKVVDIYSKFDVINLAAEKTYNNLDVTVTQALRHRSQYFEGVMKCNKLETLETIVDRIVKAEVHRLVVVDEESRIVGIVSLSDILQALVLTPAGLGRKESLPSHLTALDSTEPETGCKPEPDQEKDQDPGLEPSAETETESKTELDQDPDQDGGLEPGTETETGCGDTDTAETCQQGETEGETEGETEGEGDSEFNEVLSGPPDARTLQFWCCERSSLMKTQLLR, from the exons ATGTCGGAGCAGCCGGACCCCGATGATGCCG catcAGAGGAGTCGGAGAGAGACATCTACATGCGCTTCATGAAGTGTCACAAGTGTTACGACATCATCCCCACCAGCTCCAAACTGGTGGTGTTTGACACCACGctgcag gtgAAGAAAGCGTTCTTTGCTCTGGTGGCAAACGGAGTGAGAGCTGCTCCACTGTGGGCGAGCAAGAAACAGAGCTTTGTAG gaaTGTTGACGATCACAGACTTCATCAACATCCTGACCAGATACTATAAATCTCCcatg GTTCAGATCTACGAGCTGGAGGAACATAAGATCGAGACGtggagag AACTGTACCTGCAGGAGACCTTCAAGCCTCTGGTCCACATCTCACCTGACGCCAg tatATTTGAAGCTGTGTACTCGCTGATAAAGAATAAGATCCACCGTCTCCCCGTCATTGACCCGGTCAGTGGGAACGCTCTCTACATCCTGACTCACAAGAGGATCCTCAAGttcctgcagctcttt gtgtgtgagATGCCCATGCCGGCCTTCATGAAGCAGACTCTGGAGGAGCTGGCTGTGGGGACGTACGCCAACATCGCCTACATCCACCCCGACACGCCGCTCATCACCGCGCTGTCCGTCTTCACGCACCGCCGCGTGTCCGCCCTGCCCGTCGTCGACCACAACG gtaaAGTGGTGGACATCTACTCCAAGTTCGACGTCATT AACCTGGCGGCAGAGAAGACCTACAACAACCTGGACGTGACGGTGACGCAGGCGCTCAGACACAGGTCGCAGTACTTCGAAGGCGTCATGAAGTGCAACAAACTGGAAACACTGGAGACCATCGTGGACCGCATCGTCAAGGCCGAG gttcACAGGCTGGTGGTTGTTGATGAGGAGTCTCGTATCGTCGGcatcgtctctctctctgacatccTGCAGGCGCTGGTTCTGACCCCCGCag gtcttGGGAGGAAGGAGTCTCTCCCGTCTCATCTGACAGCTTTGGACTCAACAGAACCAGAAACGGGATGTAAACCTGAACCAGATCAGGAGAAAGACCAGGACCCGGGACTGGAGCCcagtgcagagacagagactgagAGTAAAACTGAACTGGACCAGGACCCGGACCAGGACGGAGGACTGGAGCCGGGTACAGAAACAGAGACGGGCTGCGGGGACACTGATACTGCTGAGACCTGCCagcagggggagacagagggggagacagagggggagacagagggggagggagacagtgag TTTAATGAAGTCCTCTCTGGGCCTCCAGACGCCAGGACGCTCCAGTTCTGGTGCTGTGAGCGGAGCAGTCTGATGAAAACCCAGCTGCTGAGGTGA